GACCGGGATCAATATAATTAATCAGGGGCTGTTGTTACTGACCTGACACAATCCTGGCTTTGAAAAATGCTTGACAGATGAAAAATTTTCCTGTATTATTCATTTAAGGATAATAAGATATGTATATTTAAGCAAGGCTGATCAAAAAAAATTTGAAGGCCAAGGCAGCTGTAATAGCGCGCCTTGGTTTTTTTGTTATTCTACTATAGACTATTGCAATGGCCAAACTTGGCTTAAGGTGCCCGTTTAATCCGACGCGCAGCCCGGCAGCCCAGAATTTTCGCTGGCTGCGGACTCTTTCGGTTTTCCGTTATACAGTAGCCTGGTTAATTTTCAGAAAATATTATATAGAGGAATTATTAAATTTATTATAAAAAATGAAAGGGGAATGAAGGATTTGAAAAAGGTACTTACCACCATGTCGGCGCTGGCTTTGATAGCAGTCTTTACACTGTTATTGGTAGGTTGGGGAGGCGCCAGCGTGTCCGCCGCACCCGCTCCGCTCACCCGGATTGTGGTGGCGGATACGCCCTCAACGCATCATCTGAACCTGTATGTCGCCAAAGAGAAAGGACTGTTTGACAAATACGGCCTGGATGTCGTTATCCGTGAAGTGCAGGATGCGTCGGCGGCGCGTGATGCCGTTATCAGCAGAGCGGCTGATATCTACTGGGCATGCCCCACAGCCGTAATGACTGCAGTGGCAAGGGGGGCGCCGATCGAATTTATTGCGCAGGTCAAAAAGCCCTGCACCTCGGTTTTGGCGGTGTCCCCAAATTCCGGCATAAGGACAGTGGCGGATCTTAACGGCAAAACCATCGGCGGACTTTCACCCTCTTGTTGCGCAGTGATTTTCATCCAGAAGCTGGCCAAGGACGCCGGCGTTTCCTTTAAGCTGGTCAACCTTGCGGGCGGCGCGGCAATCGCTGCTTTGAAAGCCAATCAGGTGGACGGCATCATTGTGGAAGAGCCGCATGCCAGCATCGCAGAGCTTGCGGGCTACACCACTCTCTTCCGAGATAAACTGCAGGACAGCACCTGCCGCACGATTAACGCGAACAAGTATTTCATCGACCAAAATACCGATGCTGCCAAAAAATTCATCAAGGCGATCGACGAGGCCAATGCATTGATCCGCCAAAATCCTGTAGCGGAGGACATCGTGCAGATCGCTGTCAAGTATACCCGCGCTCCGGCGGAAGCGATCAGAAGAGGCAACCACCGTCTTGGCTTCACAACTCAACTGACGACCGACCTCCACAAGGCGCTGGGAGATTTCCTGGTAGAGCAGAAAATCATTAACAAAAATCCAATTCCGGGAGCATTTGCTGAGGAATTCAAAGGCATTACCTGGTAACAGACAAAGGTCATTTAGCATGTTTTTCACAAAGGGGCAGGGATCATTCCTCGCCCCTTTTTTACCCCATCAGAATTATAAAAATCCGGGGCCATGATCTAAGGGATAAGAAAAATCTTTACCCTGAAGGGCACAGGCGGCTTCTGCCGGCGTCCTAAAGGACTTGGCATAAGCCAAGTTTTCTAACCGGAAAATGCGAATTTGTACCGCCGGTTGGATCGTCAGTCTCGGGGGAGTTGTGGTCTTGGCAGGTTAACGGGGTGTTTTTGGTACATATTTTTGGAGGGGACTCATGAGAAAACCGACATTAATCGAAATTAAAAATGATCTGTTGCTATTTTTGAAAAATTCTTTTGGCAGCTTTGTTACGCCAGCCTTTGCAACGGTATTTATTCCGATTCTTTTGGCCTGGGAGCTGCTGCCGCTTTTCGAGGTGATTCCGGACGGCCTGTTGCCACGCCTGTCAACGGTTGCCGTTTCCTTCTATGATGCGTTGGTCGATGCCGATATGCATGGCAACCGTTTGCTTGATCATCTGGCCATCAGCGTACTGCGGTTTTTCATCGGCTTTTTTATTGCGCTGCTTTTGGCGGTGCCTCTGGGAATGCTTATGGGCTGGAGTGTATTCATCAGGAAGCATCTGCTGCCGCTTTTCCAGTTGTTTGCGCCGATACCGCCGCCTGCCTGGGTGCCGATAACCATCATCTTTTTGGGTGTGGACTTGAGAATGCAAAGCTTTTTGGTGTTTTTGGGCGTGTTTTATCCGGTGCTGTTCAACTCCTACACCGGCACGAAAGACACTAACAGTAGGCTGATCAACACCGCGCGCCTGTTCGGGGCAAGTGAATTTACGATTTTATGTCAGGTTGTTTTTCCGTCGGCGCTCTCCTCCATTTTAATGGGAATGAAGATCGGGACGGCGATGGGGATCGTCTGCCTGGTTTTGGCAGAGATGTTTGGCGCCAGCAGCGGCCTGGGCTGGATGCTTATGGAATCCAAGCATTATTTTCAGATCGACCGGATGATGGTGACAATGGTAATGCTGGGCGGCTTTGGCTGGTTTATGATTGAGATACTGAAATTTATCGAGCTCAAGCTGTCGCTTTGGAAGATCGGAGAGGTTACGGGATAGGGGGAATGGGCAATGGCTTTTGTGAAACTGAACAGTGTGACCAAATTTTTCTCTGTTAGCACTAATAACGGAGAAGCGGAGGGCATGACGGCGATCCTGGATATCTCCCTTAGCATCCGCCGGGGGGAGTTTATCAGCATTGTCGGGCCGAGCGGCTGCGGCAAAAGCACCATACTCAATATGATTGCGGGCTTGCAGTTGCCCACGGAGGGGACAGTGACCATTGATGGCAAGGTGGTGCTGGAGCCGCCCCCTGTTAATAAGGATGAACTGCGCGACTACGAGAAAAAATATCGCTTCCTCTCCCCCGTGTACAACAGCCTGTTTAAAAACAAGCACCGTTTTGATATCAGCATGGTTTTTCAGGATCACTCCATTTATCCGTGGAAGACAGCGCTGAATAACATCACCTTCGCTTTGCGGCTGCGCGGTATTGCGAAGGAAGAATGCATAGTGACCGCCAAAAATGCGCTGGCGGCAGTGGGGCTTGCGGGTTTTGAAAACAATTATCCTTACCAGTTGTCCGGCGGCATGAGGCAGCGGGTGGCGCTGGCCAGAGCGTTGGCGGTGAAATCAAAAATATTGCTGATGGATGAGCCCTTCGGTTTGCTGGACGGCTTCAATCGTGAGCGTCTGCAGGAGGATCTGTCGGCGGTCTGGTCCAAAACATCGCTGACGGTGGTATACATCACGCATGATATTGAGGAGGCCGTGTACTTATCGGACCGCGTTGTACTGATGGCTCCCTCGCCCGGCGTCATACGCAATATCATTCCCGTAGAGCTGCCGCGGCCAAGAAGACGTACCAATCCGGAATTTAAAGAAATTTGTACAAATATCCAAAAAATTTTTCACAGTGAGCTGACGGGAGAATATGAATATGGCGTTATTTGATGATTTGTGACAAAAGCGCTGTGCACAGTATTTTGTTTGGCGACGGGCTTTTAACATTTGCAGAGGTATCCGGAAAACAGACGGAGGCCCTATAGCAACCTGGAGGTGCGAATTTTTGAAGATATATGAGGACATTACAAAAACGGTGGGCGGCACGCCTTTAATCAGGCTGCGGCGCATTGCCAAGGACATCCCGGCTACTGTGCTGGTCAAGCTGGAGTCGTTTAATCCGCTGTCCAGTGTCAAGGACCGCATAGGAGTTGCTATGCTGGAGGAGGCCGAGAGAGCCGGTAAAATCAAAGCTGGCACTGTAATCATTGAACCGACCTCCGGCAATACTGGTATAGGTCTTGCCTTTGTATGCGCCGCCAAGGGATATCCGCTAATTTTGACTATGCCGGAAACCATGAGTCTGGAACGGCGCAAGCTGATTAAGGCCTTCGGTGCGAAAATCGTACTGACTCTGGGGAGCAGAGGAATGGACGGCGCCATCGAAAAAGCGGTGGAATTGTCCGGAAAAATCCCCAATTCCTTTATTCCTCAGCAATTCAACAACCCGGCAAATCCCGACATTCATACCCGTACGACCGCGGAGGAAATATGGGAGGACACAGAGGGGCAGGTGGATATATTTGTAGCAGGTGTGGGTACGGGCGGTACGATCACCGGCGTGGCAAAAGTGCTGAAGGAGCGAAAAGCCGGTGTCAGGATTATCGCGGTGGAACCGGCGGATTCGCCTGTTCTGTCCGCGGGCAGGACGGGCCCGCACCGGATTCAGGGCATCGGCGCGGGCTTTGTTCCCAAAATTCTGCGTCGGGATCTGCTGGACGAGATCGTAACCGTTCATGACCGGGATGCCGGCATTATGGCGCGCCGTTTGGCCTGCGAGGAAGGCATTTTAGTCGGTATCTCCTCCGGGGCGGCGGCCCATGCGGCGATCCAGGTGGCAGCCCGTCCTGAAAACAACGGCAAGGTCGTGATTGTTATCTTGCCGGACACGGGAGAACGCTATTTATCCACATGGTTATTTAATGACCAGTTTACACAAGATGAATTGACAGCCGGAAACGAGTTCGACTTAAATGATCTGTAGTGATCCGTGACACTGAAAAAAGGGGGCAATATGATGGGTTATGAAACAAAACAGGAAAATAGCCGGACAGCGCATGCCAAATCCGCAGGCAAAAACGTCGGCCGCAGAGTGATTTTGTTATGTTCCATATTGATGGTGCTGTCGCTAACGGCGGGCGTAACCGTACAGGCCAACGACCGCTACGGAAATGTTTTACCGGAGAAAACCGCCGTTTCCACTGCGGCGGACAATCCGGAAACAACAGGGTCTGAGGCCTCGCAGGATAGTGTCAGCGACATGCTGGAGTATTTTGAATCTCAGGGCGCTACCTGTGAGCTGCCGAAGTGTGAGACCGATGAATCGCCTTCATCAGACGAAGCGTCACCAGCGGATCAATAGAGGCTGTTGCCGGCAAAGGAAGTAATTTATTGAAGTTGAAAAGACTGAGAAGATTGTTCCTTGAAAATAGAATTTAACTGTAAGCTACCTTTGAAATAGTGGGTAGCTTTTTTACTTTAAAAAATACTTCCATTTATCGCCTATCACTGCTAAAGTTAGATTATACATTTATTATGGCCGCTGCATAAGGTATAAGCAATGTCTTGCACAAACCGGCAATCGTTAGCCGCCTGCAGCCGGCAAGGAGGAATCAGTCGTGCCTTTTTCCCCGAGAGAAATTTATTCATTTATCGGGGTTGTCGCCCTGCTGGTGTGTTTACCGGGTCCCAATACAATTCTGGTCATGCAGTCGGCCGGCGTCAATGGCCGCCGCGCCGGTATATACATTGTATGCGGCATTGCCACGGCCGTTTACTGCAACGCCCTGTTGTCAGGCCTGGGCTTATCGCTAATCATCATGCAGTCCGTAGAACTCTATACTTTATTAAAATTATGCGGCGCCGCCTATATTGCCGGTATGGGAATCATGAGTTTGGCCGATGCTTACCGGCTGCACCGGCAGCCACTGGCCAATGTCCGGTCTGCCGACTGTCAGTCTGTTGTAAATTCCGGTAAAAGCAGATTGGCCTGCTATTCCCAAGGCCTCCTGACCGGTATTTTGAACCCTAAAGCAGTGCTGTTCTTTATTATGTTTTTTCCACAGTTTATTCATCCGGAGAACAATGTCGCCCTCCAGTACCTAATTCTGGCCGTCCTTTATTCGCTGGTTGCCGTTGCCTGGTACGGCCTGTTGGTATTAGGCATGGAAAAACTCCGTCCCCTTATTGCCGCATCAGCAGTTCAAAAATGGTTAAAGACACTTACCGGAGCATTGCTCCTCGGTATGGGTTTGAAAATTGCCCAGCAAAAATAATCAGACCCCCGCAGGCCCAGTCCGGTATTTTGGTGGTGTTGGTATTGTTGATATATTGGAAACCGGTGTATACGGCCCGCAGCGAAAGTGATAAATCCTGATTCTACGGCGTGCTGCCGTTATTGGCGGCGGTATTGGAGCGGCAGGGGATTGACGAATGGGGTGGCAGGTGCTAGAATGAAACCGGCGCTGGCTGACAGCCGGGGCCGTATGTGTATCTGTAGAATTAGCTGATCAGACATCTGAAGGCTAGGTGCCGGCACCTGAAACCGGCACCTGGCCTTTTTGCGTCAGCGACCCACGGGCTGAACAGTGCCATTGGCTTCTTACAGGGATAGCGTCAACTATTCTACAATTTTAG
This genomic window from Sporomusa termitida contains:
- a CDS encoding ABC transporter substrate-binding protein, which codes for MKKVLTTMSALALIAVFTLLLVGWGGASVSAAPAPLTRIVVADTPSTHHLNLYVAKEKGLFDKYGLDVVIREVQDASAARDAVISRAADIYWACPTAVMTAVARGAPIEFIAQVKKPCTSVLAVSPNSGIRTVADLNGKTIGGLSPSCCAVIFIQKLAKDAGVSFKLVNLAGGAAIAALKANQVDGIIVEEPHASIAELAGYTTLFRDKLQDSTCRTINANKYFIDQNTDAAKKFIKAIDEANALIRQNPVAEDIVQIAVKYTRAPAEAIRRGNHRLGFTTQLTTDLHKALGDFLVEQKIINKNPIPGAFAEEFKGITW
- a CDS encoding ABC transporter permease, whose protein sequence is MRKPTLIEIKNDLLLFLKNSFGSFVTPAFATVFIPILLAWELLPLFEVIPDGLLPRLSTVAVSFYDALVDADMHGNRLLDHLAISVLRFFIGFFIALLLAVPLGMLMGWSVFIRKHLLPLFQLFAPIPPPAWVPITIIFLGVDLRMQSFLVFLGVFYPVLFNSYTGTKDTNSRLINTARLFGASEFTILCQVVFPSALSSILMGMKIGTAMGIVCLVLAEMFGASSGLGWMLMESKHYFQIDRMMVTMVMLGGFGWFMIEILKFIELKLSLWKIGEVTG
- a CDS encoding ABC transporter ATP-binding protein, giving the protein MAFVKLNSVTKFFSVSTNNGEAEGMTAILDISLSIRRGEFISIVGPSGCGKSTILNMIAGLQLPTEGTVTIDGKVVLEPPPVNKDELRDYEKKYRFLSPVYNSLFKNKHRFDISMVFQDHSIYPWKTALNNITFALRLRGIAKEECIVTAKNALAAVGLAGFENNYPYQLSGGMRQRVALARALAVKSKILLMDEPFGLLDGFNRERLQEDLSAVWSKTSLTVVYITHDIEEAVYLSDRVVLMAPSPGVIRNIIPVELPRPRRRTNPEFKEICTNIQKIFHSELTGEYEYGVI
- the cysK gene encoding cysteine synthase A, with the translated sequence MKIYEDITKTVGGTPLIRLRRIAKDIPATVLVKLESFNPLSSVKDRIGVAMLEEAERAGKIKAGTVIIEPTSGNTGIGLAFVCAAKGYPLILTMPETMSLERRKLIKAFGAKIVLTLGSRGMDGAIEKAVELSGKIPNSFIPQQFNNPANPDIHTRTTAEEIWEDTEGQVDIFVAGVGTGGTITGVAKVLKERKAGVRIIAVEPADSPVLSAGRTGPHRIQGIGAGFVPKILRRDLLDEIVTVHDRDAGIMARRLACEEGILVGISSGAAAHAAIQVAARPENNGKVVIVILPDTGERYLSTWLFNDQFTQDELTAGNEFDLNDL
- a CDS encoding LysE family translocator, translated to MPFSPREIYSFIGVVALLVCLPGPNTILVMQSAGVNGRRAGIYIVCGIATAVYCNALLSGLGLSLIIMQSVELYTLLKLCGAAYIAGMGIMSLADAYRLHRQPLANVRSADCQSVVNSGKSRLACYSQGLLTGILNPKAVLFFIMFFPQFIHPENNVALQYLILAVLYSLVAVAWYGLLVLGMEKLRPLIAASAVQKWLKTLTGALLLGMGLKIAQQK